The nucleotide sequence TCCTGCCATCATCATAATCACAATAATCCGTGTAATATTCTTTTGTCTTCCAGGACTCAAGGTCAGACCTGGTTGCTGAGCTGCCGTCAGAGAGTGCTGCACAAAAGGCATTGCCGGAAAAAAAGGCTGAGGCCGCAATCATGAATGGTAGAGAGATTGACTTCATCAGTACTTCACCACAAGTAATATAAGGGGATATTTACGGGATCAATCGGCTTGTCATCAAGCTGTGAATGATAATAGTTCGCATTCAATTATTTGCAAATAATATTTATCTCCTCCTCAGCTTCGTTTATAAACGCTTCCCAGTTGTCAGCATTGATTTTATTCCTTAGAATATGCGCCCTTTGTGATGGGGTTTATCCCGTCAGGTAGTCTGTGTCTGCAGAAAATGCTTATTTCACAAGCAACGGAAGCAAGCCAGAATACCGATGCAAAAGTTGCCGGACCACGATTACAGGAAACCCATTCCATGGTAACAATTCGTCTCGCTCGCGGCGGTTCCAAGAAGCGCCCATTTTACCACCTGACCGTAGCTGACAGCCGTAAGGCTAACAGCGGCCGTTTTATCGAGCGCGTAGGTTTCTTCAACCCTACCGCCCGTGGTCAGGAAGAGCGTCTGCGTGTAGACAACGAACGTGTTGAGTTCTGGCTGGGCCAGGGCGCAGGCATGTCCGATCGCGTAGCTCAGCTGGTTAAAGAAGCTCAGAAAGCTGCTTAATCCGCTGTTTGAAGGAATTTACCAGTGACAAAAGCTGCAGTTGAAGCATCCAGCAAGGGTCTGGTGACTCTGGGAAAAATCACTGCTGTATACGGGATCAAGGGTTGGGTAAAGGTGTATTCACACACGGACCCCATGACCAACATCCTGGATTACAAGCACTGGATTCTGGATCACAATGGTCGCCAGCAGACCATTGAAGTCGATCAGGGCCGCCGTCAGGCAAAGGGCCTGGTCGCACACATCGCAGGTTGTGATGACCGGGATATCGCCCGCCAGTATTGTGGTGCCGAGATCAAGGTTCACGCCAGCGAACTGCCCGAGGCTGCCGATGATGAAATTTATTGGCACGAACTCGAAGGACTGAATGTCATCACCCGCAGCGATGCAGGCGAAGACCTTCTTCTGGGCAGAGTCAGTCATCTGATGGAAACCGGAGCCAATGATGTTCTGGTGATTCGCCCCTGCAGGGGCAGTATCGACAAGTCCGAACGCCTTGTGCCGTGGCTGGTCGATCAGGTGATTGAAGAAGTGAACCC is from Endozoicomonas gorgoniicola and encodes:
- the rimM gene encoding ribosome maturation factor RimM (Essential for efficient processing of 16S rRNA) → MTKAAVEASSKGLVTLGKITAVYGIKGWVKVYSHTDPMTNILDYKHWILDHNGRQQTIEVDQGRRQAKGLVAHIAGCDDRDIARQYCGAEIKVHASELPEAADDEIYWHELEGLNVITRSDAGEDLLLGRVSHLMETGANDVLVIRPCRGSIDKSERLVPWLVDQVIEEVNPEAGFIRIDWDPEF
- the rpsP gene encoding 30S ribosomal protein S16 — encoded protein: MVTIRLARGGSKKRPFYHLTVADSRKANSGRFIERVGFFNPTARGQEERLRVDNERVEFWLGQGAGMSDRVAQLVKEAQKAA